From Mytilus edulis chromosome 8, xbMytEdul2.2, whole genome shotgun sequence, one genomic window encodes:
- the LOC139487017 gene encoding uncharacterized protein: MTKERFIYLLKDTQLNKVPFIGDHKFKLTKDIAKFGVRNLKGGHTRRPEVAGAKMYGEQEVTKYIANERNTAIQRDMTFYALNLLNFSSIGNRKEIFLDIGCGNGVSSQIIEAKGHMVIGVDISQSLLAHAKWNTSLNDFVQLDVSTGVNFRSEIFKYAISVSVLQWFIKEHYLLNLFRTLQFILEKNGKAVFQFYPRVVTDLDLTLSCAEKFFNGFLVSDFPSANRGVKLFLYLTNNSKVRPYDS; the protein is encoded by the coding sequence ATGACTAAGGAGAGATTTATATACTTGTTGAAAGACACACAATTGAACAAGGTTCCATTTATTGGAGATCATAAGTTCAAATTAACAAAAGATATCGCAAAATTTGGTGTTAGAAATTTGAAAGGAGGACATACTAGGCGACCGGAAGTAGCTGGTGCAAAAATGTATGGTGAGCAAGAAGTGACAAAATATATAGCAAATGAACGAAACACTGCAATACAAAGGGATATGACTTTTTATGCTTtgaatcttttgaatttttcgtcTATAGGAAACAGAAAAGAAATATTTCTTGATATCGGATGTGGTAATGGTGTTTCATCACAAATAATTGAAGCAAAAGGGCACATGGTTATAGGTGTAGACATTAGTCAAAGTCTTCTTGCACATGCTAAATGGAACACATCATTGAACGATTTTGTACAATTAGACGTTTCTACTGGAGTAAACTTTCGatctgaaatatttaaatatgctATTAGTGTTTCAGTTTTACAGTGGTTCATAAAAGAACATTACTTACTTAATCTTTTTCGGACTCTGCAGTTTATTCTTGAAAAGAACGGTAAAGCAGTGTTTCAATTTTACCCGAGAGTTGTTACTGATCTGGATTTAACTTTAAGTTGTGCTGAAAAATTCTTTAACGGATTTCTGGTCAGTGATTTTCCAAGTGCCAACAGAGGAGTAAAACTCTTTTTATATTTGACAAATAATTCAAAAGTACGACCATATGATAGTTAA